The following nucleotide sequence is from Pseudomonadota bacterium.
CGATTTTCTGGTGCTGCATCTGCCGCTGACCTGGGTCACGGGGCCCAATCACAATGGCCGGGCGCAGGTCTTGCAGGCCTTCCACGGCAAGCGGACGGTGAACGGGTACGATGCCTTCCTGCCGGACAGGTATGCAGGTGTGCTGCAGCAGACCCCGTTGCGCCCGTTGGTGCTGCTGGCACCGCAGCGTCCCGCCGTGCCCACGGAGACCCTTGCGCGATGGCTGCTGGAGCGAGACGTACGGTTTGTGATCTACGAGCACCATACCCAGGCGTACGTGCCCCCCGTCTTCACGGAGCAGCATGACGTTCAGCACCGCGTGATGGTGTGCCGCGTGCTGCGTGAGCTCGAGCTGCAGCGGGCGCTGACTGTCATCGAGGATGACGACGACTACATCGTCTATCGCGTGAACCCATGAGCGCGCGCTGCTCTGACCCTGCGCGGAAAGGGTCTCGATGCACGGCAGCGAACGAGGCCGCTCGAGGAGCTTCACAATGACATCGATTCGGGTGGCGATTGCAGGGGTCGGGAACTGCGCCAGTGCGCTGGTGCAGGGCGTGGCATTCTACGGCGGGTCCTCGCAGGCGCCTGACGATGGCTCACTTCCGGCGGGGCTCATGCATGCCCGAATCGGGGAATGGGGCGTGAATGATATCACCTTCTCGGCCGCGTTCGATGTCGACGCGCGCAAGGTGGGGCGCCCACTCGAAGAGGCCGTGTTCGCACCACCCAACTGCACGCCCGTGTTTCAGGCGTCTCTTCCCGGCAGTGGCGTGGTTGTCGAGATGGGGCCGGTGCTCGATGGGGTGGCCACCCACATGGCCGATCACGCGGAGGCCCGTGCCTTTCGTGTAGCCGCATGCCCGTCGGTCGATGTGGCCCAGCGCCTTCGCGAGACGAAGACCGACGTGCTCGTCTGCTACCTGCCTGTGGGTGCTGAGCAGGCCGTGCGCGCCTACGCTGAAGCCTGCCTCGAGGCGCGGGTGGCCATGGTGAACTGCATGCCGGTGTTCATCGCCTCTGACCCGTCGTGGGCCGCTCGCTTCGAGGCCGCGGGGGTGCCCATCGTGGGCGACGACATCAAGAGCCAGATCGGCGCCACCATGCTGCACCGGGCGCTGGCCCGCATGTTCACCGAGCGCGGCGTGAAGCCGCTGCGCACCTATCAGCTCAACACGGGCGGCAACACCGATTTCCTCAACATGCTCGATCGCGGTCGTCTG
It contains:
- a CDS encoding inositol-3-phosphate synthase, producing MTSIRVAIAGVGNCASALVQGVAFYGGSSQAPDDGSLPAGLMHARIGEWGVNDITFSAAFDVDARKVGRPLEEAVFAPPNCTPVFQASLPGSGVVVEMGPVLDGVATHMADHAEARAFRVAACPSVDVAQRLRETKTDVLVCYLPVGAEQAVRAYAEACLEARVAMVNCMPVFIASDPSWAARFEAAGVPIVGDDIKSQIGATMLHRALARMFTERGVKPLRTYQLNTGGNTDFLNMLDRGRLQSKKRSKTAAVQSQLDVPLAPDQVHIGPSDYVAWQGDNKVAFIRLEGLGFGNQPIEIEVRLSVIDSPNSAGVVIDALRCAALARQRGIGGALLGPSAWYMKHPPRQMRDAEAQEATEAFITSQ